In Saccharothrix syringae, the following are encoded in one genomic region:
- a CDS encoding iron-siderophore ABC transporter substrate-binding protein has product MKRGLVVVLSALLLAACGSGDGGSESSQGAARGAVTVDTRFGPVTVEKPPTRVVALGWSDAEAALALGVQPVGASDWLGFGGKGVGPWAEGLYRQAPQLLGTTEIDYEAVAALQPDLILNTRSDNDEKKHETLSRIAPTIGAPKDVIPYGTTWEQQVELVSKALFKEDEGRRIIGDLEAKFAANKKFDGKTTVVGAYFDGKFGAYVSGDSRTDFMKAIGFTPRQDVEALASGSFYVDISAERLDLLAADLTVLFPIGGDATALKANPLVPHKALVLDDEALVNAFSSGSSLGTAYALDHAVPLFGQALGL; this is encoded by the coding sequence GTGAAGCGTGGTCTCGTGGTCGTCCTGTCCGCACTGCTGCTGGCCGCCTGCGGCAGTGGTGACGGTGGTTCCGAAAGCAGTCAGGGCGCCGCCCGGGGGGCGGTGACGGTCGACACCCGCTTCGGCCCCGTCACCGTCGAGAAGCCGCCCACGCGCGTGGTCGCGCTGGGCTGGTCCGACGCCGAGGCCGCGCTGGCCCTGGGCGTGCAGCCGGTGGGCGCGAGCGACTGGCTCGGGTTCGGCGGCAAGGGCGTCGGCCCGTGGGCGGAGGGCCTGTACCGGCAGGCGCCGCAGCTGCTCGGCACCACCGAGATCGACTACGAGGCGGTCGCCGCGCTCCAGCCCGACCTCATCCTCAACACCAGGTCGGACAACGACGAGAAGAAGCACGAGACGCTGTCCAGGATCGCGCCCACCATCGGCGCGCCCAAGGACGTCATCCCCTACGGCACCACCTGGGAGCAGCAGGTCGAGCTGGTCTCCAAGGCCCTGTTCAAGGAGGACGAGGGCAGGAGGATCATCGGCGACCTGGAGGCGAAGTTCGCCGCCAACAAGAAGTTCGACGGCAAGACCACCGTGGTCGGCGCCTACTTCGACGGCAAGTTCGGCGCGTACGTCTCCGGCGACTCCCGGACCGACTTCATGAAGGCCATCGGCTTCACCCCGCGCCAGGACGTCGAGGCCCTGGCGTCCGGCTCGTTCTACGTCGACATCTCGGCCGAGCGGCTGGACCTGCTGGCCGCCGACCTGACCGTGCTGTTCCCGATCGGCGGCGACGCGACCGCGCTCAAGGCCAACCCGCTGGTGCCGCACAAGGCGCTGGTCCTGGACGACGAGGCCCTGGTCAACGCCTTCTCCAGCGGCTCGTCCCTGGGCACGGCGTACGCGCTCGACCACGCCGTGCCGCTGTTCGGCCAGGCCCTGGGGCTCTAG